Within Triticum dicoccoides isolate Atlit2015 ecotype Zavitan chromosome 1B, WEW_v2.0, whole genome shotgun sequence, the genomic segment ccgaacgtcgtaaccgcactttagtggatatggtgcgatatatgatgtctcttattgatttaccattgtcgttttggggttatgcattagagacagttgcattcacgttaaaagggcactatctaaatccgttgagacgacaccatatgaactgtggtttagcaagaaacccaagttgtcgtttcttaaagtttggggctacgatgcttatgtgaaaaaatttcatcctgataagctcaaacctaaatcggagaagtgtgtcttcatagaatacccaaaggaaactgttgggtacaccttctatcacagatccgaaggcaagatattcgttgctaaaaatagatcctttctagagtaggagtttctctcgaaagaagtgagtgggaggaaagtagagcttgataaggtaatttgtaccttctcccgaattggaaaatagttcatcactgaaatcagttccagtgattcctacaccaattagtgatgaagctaatgatgatgatcatgaaacttcagatcaagttactacagaacctcgtaggtcttccagagtacggtctgcaccagagtggtacggtaatcctgttctgaaagtcatgttactagaccatgataaacctacgaactataaggaagcgatgatgagcccagattccgtgaaatggctggaggccatgaaatctgagataggatccatgtatgagaacaaagtgtggactttggtggacttgcccgatgatcggcaagccatagaaaataaatggatcttcaagaggaagacggacgttgatagtagtgttactatctacaaagctcgacttgtcgcaaaaaggttttttgacaagttcaagatgttgaatacaatgagattttatcactcgtatcgatgcttaagtctgtccgaatcaagttagcaattgccacattttatgaaatctggcaaatggatgtcaaaactgcattccttatggatttattaaagaagagttgtatatgatgcaaccagaaagttttgtcaatcctaaagatgctaacaaagtgtgcaaactccagcaatccatcaatggactggtgcaagcatctcggggttggaatatacgctttgatgagttaatcaaagcatatggttttatacagacttttggaaaggcctgtacttacaagaaagtgagtgggagcactacatcatttctgataagtatatgtgaatgacatattgttgatcggaaataatgtagaattattctgcaaagcataaaggagtgtttgacaggagtttttcaaagaaagacctcggtaaagctgcttacatattgagcatcaagatctatagtgatagatcgagacgcttgataagtttttttttcaataagtacataccttgacaaagattttgaagtagttcaaaatggaacagtcaaagaaagagttcttgcctgtgttacaaggtgtgaaattgagtaagactcaaagcccgaccacggcaaaaaatagaaaagagaatgaaagtcattccctatgcctcagtcatagattctataaagtatgctatgatatgtaccagacctattgtataccttgctctaaatttggcaagggagtacaatagtgatctaggagtagatcactagacattggtcaagaatatccttagtaaggactacggaaatatttctcgattatggaggtgataaaagagcccgtcgtaaagagttacatcggtgcaagcttttacaccgatccagatgactctaagtctcaatctggatacatattgaaagtgggagcaattagctagagtagttccgtacagagcattgtagacatagaatatttgcaaaatacatacggctctgaatgtgacagacccgttgactaaacttctctcacaagcaaatacatgatcataccttagtactctttgggggttaatcacatagcaatgtgaactagattattgactctagtaaaaccatttgggtgttgatcacatgacgatgtgaactattggtattaatcacatacagatgtgtatattggtgttaaatcacatggtgatgtgaactagattattgactctagtgcaagtgggagactgaaggaaatatgccctagaggcaataataaagttattatttatttccttatttcatgataaatgtttattatttatgctagaattgtattaaccggaaacgtaatacatgtgtgaatacatagacaaaacatggtgtcactagtatgcctctacttgactagctcgtgaatcaaagatggttaagtttcctagccatagacatgagttgtcatttgattaatgggatcacatcattaggagaatgatgtgattgacatgaccaattccgttagcctagcacttgatcatttagtatattgttattgctttcttcatgacttatacatgttcctgtaactatgagattatgcaactcccgtttaccggaggaacactttgggtgctaccaaacgtcacaacataactgggtgattataaaggagtactacaggtgtctccaaaggtacatgttgggttggcgtatttcgagattaggttttgtcactctgattgtcagagaggtatctctgggccctctcggtaatgcacatcactataagtcttgcaagcaatgtgactaatgagttagttgtgggatgatgcattacgtaacgagtaagggacttgccggtaacgagattgaactaggtattggataccgacgatcgaatctcaggcaagtaacataccgatgacaaagggaacaacgtatgttgttatgcggtttgaccgatagagatcttcgtagaatatgtaggatccaatatgagcatccagattccgctattggttattgaccgagaatagttctaggtcatgtctacatagttctcgaacccgtagggtccgcacgcttaaggtttcgatgacagttatattatgagtttatgagttttgatgtaccgaaggagttcggactcccggatgagattggggacatgatgaggagtctcgaaatggtcgagacgtaaagatcgatatattggacgactatattcgaacttcggaaaggttccgagtaattcgggtattttcgggggtaccggggagttacgggaatacgaggaagaagcaatgggcctcatgggccaagtggtggaagagaggaggtagggcgcgcggcccccctagcccaaaccgaattggactagggggccggcccccctttccttcttctcctccctctccttccttctccttctcctccccttccttcccttctcctagtaggacttggaaagaggggggaatcctacttggagtaagattgccccccttgggcgcgccttctCCTCCTTGGCcagccctcctccccttgctcctttatatacgggggcaagggggcaccccatgacacacaagttgatctacggatcgttccttagccgtgtgcggtgcccccctccaccatattccacctcggtcgtatcggTCGTATCGTcgcgaactcatccccgaagctttgctggatcggagcccggggatcgtcattgagctgaacgtgtgctggactcggaggtgccgtacgttccgtgcttggatcggtcggatcgtgaagacgtacgactacatcaaccgcgttgtcataatgcttcctctgacggtctacgagggtacgtggacaacactctcccctctcgttgctatgtcatcaccatgatcttgcgtgtgcgtaggaatttttttgaaattactacgttccccaacagctacttcctgcatctactactattactccaccaatcgacagctatccatcatgcatctatgacaacaatacaatacgtgcctcgctactctTTCTGCCACGagatgaggacaccacaagattgaacccactacaaagcacctctcctgTCGAAGATAaataaatctagttggccaaaccaaacggatagatctgagataaatacaaagctatcataatcatgcataataaagtttagaAATGACTCAATTacttttcaatgaataatctgatcatcaattcataattcatcagatcccaacaaacacaccgcaaaagaagattacatcggatagaactccaagaagatcgaggagaacattctattgaagatcaaagagagagaagaagtcatctagctactagctatggacccgtagttgtgtggtgaactactcatacatcatcggtagggcatcaaggttgatgtagaagccatctgtGATGTCTTGTTACTCTtgagtgtttgggcaccctagacgaAAGAAATCACCTCAGAGCCACGATTCATTGTagtgaagcttcgtggtggtgttgggagcctccaattaagttgcgaAGAGAGccacaaccttgtttgtaaaggttcggtcgccgccttaaaGGGCAACACTagcggaatcacgacatcttgcattatgCGAGGGCGTGAGAAGAATACGGTGATCCTAgttgcttcttggggagcattatatCTCCACATCACTCCAATGAAGACGTACCTCATCCTAAAGGGAGAGaatttcggtaacacatcctcatcttcaccgaCTCCACTTGAGAAATTTTTTAACCTTCACTctgtgcaagctatattgtgtttATATCTTATGCCTGCTTGTGAGCttgttattgtgcttgtcatataggtTTTCCACCTAGTTGCATGTCTAGTCAACCTATTTTCTTGTCAATCCTAATTTGATCAAAAGCGTTAAaaatggtagttgcctattcactccCCTTCCAATCAACCATATCCACCCTTTTAGGAGGAAGCTCTATGGAGGCACTATGCTCATCATGGTAGACTGGGACGCCGTCACAACCATCTCCCACATAACCCAGTTCTCCTTGCTGCTCCGCCTCCACCTCATCCTCGTCGTTGTGGtcgtcacctctctctctctctctctctctctctctctgaacagGGATGATGAGAGCGAGTGAGATCAGAGAGAGGATCAGGGGAATAGCGAGTGTGTTGATTGAGTGAGCTCGTTCGCTGGGTTTCAACGTTGCACAAACGATTTGCAGAAGATGACTTGGCACTAGACTTTCGCCGAGATCCGTGCAGCAAGATCAACACACGTTAAGGGCCTGTTTAATTCGTAGGATTCTGAAAATGTAGGAATAGGAAAAGTATAGGGTTAGAGTGGCATGCCCACTTGCATCCTATAAGATTAGCAATAGTGTTTGATGCCACATGAAAAACAAAGAAACTATAAAAAGAGGTTGGGgttatacctggccatgggaagcccggcccggccggccCAGCCCGATGCTGCCCCcgagccgggctcgggcctagattttgagcccgaaggccgggcTGGGTCGGGCCCGGGCCCGTCATTTTTGCGTTTTtctgaaggtcgggccgggccggagcccgacgggcttttacgtgttcgggccgggctcgggcctagaaaacaggcccgatggccgggccgggccgggcccgggcctgggttttttgcatcgggcttggctaggccccgcccgaagcccggcccggcccggggtATGGCCAGGTATAGTAGGGGTGGATGTTAGATTTTCTATAAATATAGTACAAAAGATTCCATAGAAAAAATTCCTGTGGGATCCAATTCTATGATTCAAATGACCAACATAGAAAAAAATGTTAAGGATTTCAATCCTTCAAAGATCAtataaaattcctttgaatcaaaggagccctaaaaCAAAGTTTGCTAGAAAAACTTTTCTAGGGAACGTCAGTCAATTATCATTCCCGTTAACCGTTACTAAACAACAGTTACGCATTGGACTCACCAACCAGATACGATACACTTACTCTTATCCGGTCATATCGTAGTACTTCACGATTAATTCGCTTGGATCTTGGAATTTCCTTTGCCTGGAGAAGTATAATTTGGTACGATCTCTGCCAAGAGCGACCTGCTGTGTTCTGTCCTCGGTTATTCCCGCTGTAACATTAGCGACACCACGTAATCCAAACGAACTCATCTCTACAATTCAGTTGTCTTTTAACGCAGCCATTTCGGGTCTGTATCGAGCACACCGAGAGAGTATCATACTCTGTAAAATTCCTTGTACTCATCTAAAGAAAGGAGGCTCTTGCCCGGAAGGTTGGGAACCACGTGTGACAAAGTACGGTGCATCCCGTGCTTGGCCTGCAGCTGGTTCTCGTACgtgcgcctatatatactcttcgaAGCAGCGTGATCAGAACCAAGTACGCATGGCAAGTTAAGTGCAAAGCTAGGCTAGCAAAATAGATAAGCAGGCAGGAGGTCTAGCAATGGCAAACGCCAAGCTTGTAGTCGTGGGGGTGGCCATCCTTGTAATCCTGCTGCACGTGTCTACGTGCGCCATGGCCCGGCACCACGCCAAGCCGGACCCGTGCGCCAGCGAGGACGACTCCGTGCCGGGCATGCTGCACAAGCACAAGCACAAGAAGCCCCACTGCCCCTCGCCGGGCggcagcggtggtggcggcggccgcgGAGGCGGCGGCACCCCAGGCGTGATGACGGTGAACGGCTTCCAGAAGGGTCAGGACGGCGGCGGGCCGTCGGAGTGCCACGGCAAGTACCACAGCAACGGTGACATGATCGTGGCGCTGTCGACGCGCTGGTACGAGGGCGGACGCCGGTGCGGCAAGATGATTCGCATCACCAGCAAGCACAACGGGCGCA encodes:
- the LOC119350369 gene encoding putative ripening-related protein 6 → MANAKLVVVGVAILVILLHVSTCAMARHHAKPDPCASEDDSVPGMLHKHKHKKPHCPSPGGSGGGGGRGGGGTPGVMTVNGFQKGQDGGGPSECHGKYHSNGDMIVALSTRWYEGGRRCGKMIRITSKHNGRTVQAKVVDECDSNHSCKTNIVDTSEAVWKALGLDSNIGEVPVTWSDA